The genomic region CCGCAGCCGCAAGGGAGTCGAACCGACGGGCGAAATCTGCTGGCGGAAGCCGAAGCAGCGGGCTGGCGCATTGTTTCCACGAGAGAACAGATGGAGACAGCCCCCTCCGGACGCGTGCTGGGTTTTTTTGCTTGGGATGCCATGACCACCCTGCCGCCGGAACCGACCCTGGCGGAGATGACGCGGGCGGCGCTGCGGATTCTGTCAGGCAGTTCCCCGCAAAAGCCGTTCTTTCTTTTGATGGAAGGCAGCCAGATTGACTGGTGCTGCCATTCAAATGATGCCAAGGCCGCCGTCCGCCAGACGCTGCTGTTTGATACGGCGGTGCGTGAGACGCTCGAGTTTGCCGCCGCCGACAAACAAACGCTCGTTCTGGTGACTGCCGACCACGAAACCGGCGGATTGACCCTTTACGGAGGCGGGCTGAAACCCAATTGGATGAAAACCGAATGGTCGTCCAAAAACCACAGCAACGGGCCGGTAATTCTGCTGGCCTTTGGGCCCGGGGCCGAACACTTTACCGGCGTGCTGGACAACACGGACATCCCGCGTCGAATCGCCCGGCTTCTGGGCATTTCCGATTTTCCAAAACCCCGCCAGAAACAATCCGCTGCGGCACACGCCGCTTTGGAAACAGCCCGACTGAACTAAAGGAGGGTACGGATGATACGCAAGGCGTTTGTGATGCAGGTGTATCCCGGACAGGAAGCCGAATACGAAAAGCGTCATAATCCCATCTGGCCCCAGCTGGAACAGACCCTTTTGGAGCACGGCGTAAAGACCTATTCCATCTTTCTGGACCCGCAGACGAACCAGCTGTTCGGTTATGCGGAAATTGAAGACGAACAGCGGTGGAATGAGGTCGCCAAAACGGAAATCTGTCAGAAATGGTGGGCCTATATGAAGGAGATTATGCCGTCAAATCCGGACAACAGCCCCGTCCAGCAGCCTCTTCGGGAGGTCTTTCACATCGAATCGCCCGCCGAAAGACGGACGAAATAAAGGCGGCACTTGTGCATCCGACCGGCGGGCTCTATAATGGCCGGTCAGAATCTGTTTTCTCGAACCGCAACGGCCATACTGAGGGTCTGTTTGAATGCGAATTGTATTTTTCGGCTCATCGGAGTTCGGGCTTCCGTGTCTGGAGGCCGTCCTGCAAAGCCGGCATACCCTGGCAGGGATTTTCACGCAGCCGGCCCGTCCGGCAGGACGTCATCGCCAGCCCAGGCCGACACCGGTCCGGCTCTGGTGTGAACAGAAAGGACTGGACTGCCGGGAAAGCGAGAACATCAACCATCCGGAATGGGCCGAGAAGGTCGCCGCCTGCAAGGGCGAGCTGCTTTTGGTCATCGCCTTCGGTCAGAAAATCAGCCGGCCGGTCATCAACCTCTTTCCGTATGGGGCCATCAACGTTCACGCTTCGCTGCTTCCGAAATACCGCGGGGCCGCCCCGATTCACTGGGCCCTGATGAACGGCGAAACGGAAACCGGCATCAGCATCATCACGCTGGCCGACCGGATGGATGCCGGCGACATCCTGGCGCAGGCCTCTCTGGCGATTGAACCGGAGGACAATGCCCAGACTCTTCACGACCGCCTGGCCGCCCTGGCAGTGCCGGTGCTGATGCAAACGCTGGACAACATCGAGGCCGGACGGGTTGTGCTGATCCCGCAGGATGAATCCGCTGTCACGTATGCCCCGAAACTGAAGAAAGAGCACGGGTTTATCGACTGGAGCCGACCGGCGTCGGCGGTCGTCAATCAAATCCGGGCCCTGTGGCCCTGGCCGGGTGCGCAGGCGGTCTATGTTTCCGGCAAGACCGGCCGCTCCTGGCGGGTGATTATCCAGAAAGCCCGGGCGGTTCCGGCCAGCAATTCCACCTATCAGCCCTGCGGAATGCTCAATGACAATCTGGATGTCTGGTGCGGACAGGACGCCGTGCGGATCGAGTGGATTAAGCCGGCCGGTTCCGATTTGATGCCGTTCAGCGCTTTTGTCAACGGACGGGCCTGCCAGCCGGGAGATTTATTCCTGCCGCTGGAAAAAGTTCTGAAGGGAGTTCTCGAATGAAATCTTTTGGATCCTCGAATCGCGGTTTGGCGGCAGAGATTCTGCTCAGCTGGGAAGAGGGACAGCACACCGCCTCTGAGTTGCTTGACCAAACTCTGCCGGATGCCGAATCACGGGGCCAGGTGACGGATTTAGTGCTGGGGGTCCTGAG from Anaerohalosphaeraceae bacterium harbors:
- a CDS encoding alkaline phosphatase, with translation MLLNPRIRFFVLTLLVFLLSFAGCSTVWHYLAPAETDISFYQPPTSKETLSNPVGERPKNIILCIGDGMGINQIALARQAAVGADGRLWMERMPYTALVCTHNIRGEVTDSAAGITALMYGIKTRNDRIGQDSKGADWMSIAERLQQNGYRIGAVATSTITHATPAGLAAHIHDRDLEAQIAVQLLESRADVLLGGGRKYWLPQPQGSRTDGRNLLAEAEAAGWRIVSTREQMETAPSGRVLGFFAWDAMTTLPPEPTLAEMTRAALRILSGSSPQKPFFLLMEGSQIDWCCHSNDAKAAVRQTLLFDTAVRETLEFAAADKQTLVLVTADHETGGLTLYGGGLKPNWMKTEWSSKNHSNGPVILLAFGPGAEHFTGVLDNTDIPRRIARLLGISDFPKPRQKQSAAAHAALETARLN
- the rhaM gene encoding L-rhamnose mutarotase gives rise to the protein MIRKAFVMQVYPGQEAEYEKRHNPIWPQLEQTLLEHGVKTYSIFLDPQTNQLFGYAEIEDEQRWNEVAKTEICQKWWAYMKEIMPSNPDNSPVQQPLREVFHIESPAERRTK
- the fmt gene encoding methionyl-tRNA formyltransferase — protein: MRIVFFGSSEFGLPCLEAVLQSRHTLAGIFTQPARPAGRHRQPRPTPVRLWCEQKGLDCRESENINHPEWAEKVAACKGELLLVIAFGQKISRPVINLFPYGAINVHASLLPKYRGAAPIHWALMNGETETGISIITLADRMDAGDILAQASLAIEPEDNAQTLHDRLAALAVPVLMQTLDNIEAGRVVLIPQDESAVTYAPKLKKEHGFIDWSRPASAVVNQIRALWPWPGAQAVYVSGKTGRSWRVIIQKARAVPASNSTYQPCGMLNDNLDVWCGQDAVRIEWIKPAGSDLMPFSAFVNGRACQPGDLFLPLEKVLKGVLE